One window of the Tubulanus polymorphus chromosome 11, tnTubPoly1.2, whole genome shotgun sequence genome contains the following:
- the LOC141912461 gene encoding uncharacterized protein LOC141912461 yields the protein MASQMSPVYCAGGGGHVTLNSPQPQTVMMSTVPQQPIATSNRRADGSRISFADRWARYCGIIQIVCGFILLIIGILTISSGAIFHFIGYGFWGSILCFVAGGLGLHGSKTKNNCPIIGTMVMSIFTGVLGFVLVGISAAGIALDERQRRCIKIHAQMEFKYLNCYTLAEPTDSIDRVNFRIACHSINLLVGIVLMVVPIVQSCVSCHAICCPTPDPLISSQTTTLVYGMHPQQQPIVYLKQQQTQPGQIIYGQPLQVYGQPTANQPPGYGQPAVTTQLPYGQPSTVHPSYVQPTVPPAPHTGADDAIPGIHGLPSYNEAVTEVKSNY from the coding sequence ATGGCTTCGCAGATGTCCCCGGTATACTGCGCTGGTGGCGGCGGCCACGTAACACTGAATTCGCCTCAACCACAAACGGTGATGATGTCGACGGTGCCGCAGCAACCGATCGCGACGAGCAATCGCCGAGCAGACGGATCACGAATCAGTTTCGCTGATCGATGGGCGCGATATTGCGGAATCATTCAGATCGTCTGCGGTTTCATCCTGTTGATCATCGGGATTTTGACGATCTCGTCGGGTGCGATATTCCACTTCATCGGTTACGGATTCTGGGGCAGCATTCTGTGCTTCGTCGCCGGCGGGCTCGGTCTGCACGGTTCGAAAACGAAGAACAACTGCCCGATAATCGGCACGATGGTCATGTCGATTTTCACAGGCGTGTTGGGTTTCGTGTTGGTCGGGATTTCGGCGGCTGGAATCGCGTTAGACGAGCGTCAAAGAAGATGCATTAAGATACACGCGCAGATGGAATTCAAATATCTCAACTGCTACACGCTGGCCGAGCCCACGGACTCGATCGACCGAGTCAACTTCAGAATAGCGTGTCACTCGATCAATTTGCTCGTCGGAATCGTTTTGATGGTCGTACCGATCGTTCAGTCGTGTGTGAGCTGTCACGCGATTTGCTGCCCGACGCCAGACCCGCTTATCTCGTCACAAACGACGACACTGGTCTACGGAATGCATCCTCAACAACAGCCGATTGTCTACCTGAAGCAACAACAGACCCAACCCGGTCAGATCATATACGGTCAGCCTTTACAAGTTTACGGTCAACCTACAGCAAATCAGCCGCCGGGGTACGGTCAGCCTGCCGTCACTACTCAATTGCCCTACGGTCAGCCCTCGACAGTACATCCGTCATATGTGCAGCCTACAGTACCACCAGCGCCACATACTGGAGCCGACGACGCCATACCCGGGATTCACGGGCTGCCAAGCTACAACGAAGCTGTCAccgaagtaaaatctaattatTAG
- the LOC141913392 gene encoding protein XRP2-like, which translates to MGCLFSKSSRRQAKKEKLEEEKAEEQDEVPEEEPIKLDPKDFIIENKKGETFGRTPGKVRGQQFMINNCEDCNIYIFDHIATVTIDDCTNCTIFLGPVQQSVYIRDCTDIRLMAACQQYRTRDCRKVDTYLCCTTQPVIESSTSMKFGCFQCFYPELEPQFHKAGLSVYNNNWSTIHDFTPVPGENNFSIMDNDEEASQLFSLPTADYFHSLQNKVAFTATKCVVPKTMGSRRKISDESCLIVFFNDGGQHYRAHKLVEEMRAHTKCNLVQTKELTMQLNDAKRVFMSDSYTHALKQGPVIGFEYNGDDCIQLCQQAVVAVMQGSTGLVFVSQNKSLAQQQIENFYNYADMQMGF; encoded by the exons aGTGCCAGAAGAAGAACCGATCAAACTCGATCCGAAAGATTTCATCATCGAAAACAAAAAAGGCGAAACGTTCGGACGAACGCCGGGGAAAGTTCGCGGCCaacaattcatgattaatAACTGCGAA GATTGTAATATTTACATATTCGACCATATAGCGACGGTAACAATAGATGATTGTACGAATTGTACGATATTCCTCGGTCCAGTTCAACAAAG tGTTTACATCCGTGACTGTACGGACATCAGATTGATGGCCGCTTGTCAACAGTATCGTACACGCGATTGTAGGAAAGTCGATACGTATCTCTGCTGTACAACTCAACCCGTCATCGAATCGTCGACCAGTATGAAATTCGGCTGTTTTCAGTGTTTTTATCCGGAATTAGAAC CACAATTCCATAAAGCCGGACTAAGCGTTTATAACAATAACTGGAGCACGATCCATGATTTTACACCAGTCCCCGGTGAAAATAACTTCTCTATTATGGATAAC GATGAGGAAGCGTCACAACTTTTCTCGCTGCCGACAGCCGACTACTTCCACAGTCTACAAAACAAAGTGGCGTTCACCGCGACGAAGTGCGTCGTACCGAAAACTATGGGAAGCCGAAGGAAAATATCGGATGAG tcATGTTTAATAGTGTTCTTTAACGACGGTGGTCAGCATTACAGAGCGCACAAACTAGTAGAGGAAATGAGAGCCCAT ACTAAGTGCAATTTAGTTCAGACGAAAGAATTAACTATGCAACTGAACGATGCTAAACGTGTATTCATGTCAGACTCGTACACACATGCTTTAAAACAAG GGCCAGTCATCGGTTTCGAATATAACGGTGACGATTGTATACAACTTTGCCAACAGGCGGTCGTCGCCGTGATGCAGGGATCGACCGGTCTCGTGTTCGTCAGCCAGAACAAATCGCTCGCCCAACAACAGATCGAAAACTTCTACAACTATGCCGATATGCAAATGGGCTTCTGA
- the LOC141912889 gene encoding voltage-dependent calcium channel subunit alpha-2/delta-1-like, whose protein sequence is MASISTSYVLYNYIRGFMLVSLVVAPKSVDALPSIKPDFADLFDNELSSWLDSIIGTDIAVSEYQLMKDKGEMDFGDVDLKDVLATMERGLRDDLDKKVKALERSVLEAEKLAKNHTWNSDPAMQDVIYIHAKEDDPENNETVFVYDERLEQNVIADTSSVHIPVEVFRGDVDIQNGLTWSARLDRVFHENRLNDPDLLWQYFGSRVGFMRTLPASRWHGDSVDLYDVRRRPWYTLGSSPSKDMLILIDHSGSVHGKPLQLLKVAAKSIINTLGENDYIRVAKFSKETVGLSCLNSFVRANHRNKKLLFDEIDEIVASKMASYEKAFDFGYKEFEQLGNSSVYADHAAGAKCNKVMVMLTESPRDIPEEVFKKYDWDATDVRVFIYAIGLPTKSAVVKRWMACTKNGFFSQIPAMGEIRTTVQEYIDILQKDTVQTKQAEWTDPYNDAQGLGMTTTVTLPVYDTTDTDGCRERCLAGGSNDSCAAGCSQNQTIIGVMGIDFRTKDMQKFTPLRKLGPNGYSFVINTNGYLVSHPHLKYDAVDSDSVPPNVDIMDVEIDDENGQKSSIRKKMIDQKSMGSDDFDGFFRTTDGAYIAKQARTYMHAGIAGSPFSIGVVNPKSHTKFLEVSKPVAADRKTAAMNQLNGNRSSLLLLAPWNYCPGLADVIENNVLNSADILKDELDRHANGTCGGANGSEILNNVLLDLSTTKLQTHWEETTEKAISAGIIARFIGTYGGLTAVFPWNEGSEFLDWADVWNAAYFQRAFMYEDENQGGFVFSVRPVEPSNYSVPFNGTVLVAKSVKLSNQVKVAVVGAKITEDELRNRLAETVDECKEIDVVCYLLDESGYLIASNQPDYEVGRFIGDPTVDPQLAYWMYNTSLIGSMTYYDYQATCTVITDENSASGPRSFYIPTLTDLFNWLTPRFSATYFIATIFELVSDLLSYASADDADDESVLDDKIKNISCTMKREYYYANTSYLDSLPGRQASGEFNCFTNCTRRFLVKSLEKSNLLLVVADQICDSEDSAESCEVELPGPSPVTDDGPDICAQTPRYRRRESACMNSPPRRKTIPCRANCLLKPLNFLIISLISIAMFVSHPF, encoded by the coding sequence ATGGCGTCCATCAGTACCAGCTATGTACTGTACAATTACATACGAGGATTTATGTTAGTTTCATTGGTGGTCGCGCCGAAATCCGTCGACGCGTTACCGTCGATTAAACCAGATTTCGCGGACTTGTTCGACAACGAGTTGTCCAGTTGGTTGGACAGTATAATCGGCACGGATATCGCCGTTTCCGAATACCAACTGATGAAGGATAAAGGCGAGATGGATTTCGGCGACGTCGACTTGAAGGACGTGTTGGCGACGATGGAGCGTGGTTTGCGCGACGATTTAGACAAGAAGGTCAAAGCGCTGGAGAGGTCGGTACTCGAAGCCGAAAAACTAGCAAAAAATCACACTTGGAACTCCGATCCGGCGATGCAAGATGTTATCTATATCCACGCGAAAGAAGACGACCCCGAAAATAACGAGACGGTTTTCGTTTACGACGAACGCCTCGAACAGAACGTCATAGCGGACACGTCTAGTGTACACATCCCTGTGGAAGTGTTCCGTGGTGATGTGGATATTCAAAACGGTTTGACTTGGTCAGCCAGGTTAGACCGAGTCTTCCACGAGAATCGTCTGAACGACCCGGATTTGTTGTGGCAGTATTTCGGCAGTCGGGTCGGGTTTATGCGTACGCTCCCCGCAAGCAGGTGGCACGGGGATTCGGTGGATCTGTACGACGTGCGTCGCCGACCGTGGTACACGTTGGGTTCCAGTCCGTCGAAAGATATGCTCATTCTGATCGACCACAGCGGCAGCGTGCACGGTAAGCCTCTACAGTTGCTGAAAGTGGCGGCCAAATCCATCATCAACACGCTGGGCGAAAACGACTACATTCGGGTGGCGAAATTCTCTAAAGAAACCGTCGGTCTGTCGTGTCTGAATTCATTCGTGCGCGCGAACCATCGCAATAAGAAACTACTTTTCGACGAAATCGACGAAATCGTCGCTTCGAAGATGGCCAGCTACGAAAAAGCGTTCGATTTCGGTTACAAAGAGTTCGAGCAACTGGGAAATAGTTCCGTATATGCTGACCACGCCGCCGGGGCCAAATGCAACAAGGTCATGGTAATGTTGACCGAAAGCCCGCGCGATATTCCCGAAGAGGTGTTCAAAAAATACGACTGGGACGCGACGGACGTGCGCGTGTTCATTTACGCTATCGGTCTACCGACGAAATCGGCCGTCGTGAAACGTTGGATGGCGTGCACGAAAAACGGCTTCTTCTCGCAGATTCCGGCCATGGGTGAAATACGCACGACCGTTCAAGAGTATATCGACATCTTGCAGAAAGATACCGTACAGACGAAACAGGCCGAATGGACGGACCCGTATAACGACGCGCAGGGTTTAGGAATGACGACCACCGTTACTCTGCCCGTTTACGACACGACTGACACCGATGGTTGTCGAGAGAGGTGTCTGGCCGGCGGTAGTAACGATTCGTGCGCGGCTGGCTGCTCTCAAAATCAAACCATCATCGGCGTGATGGGCATCGACTTCCGAACGAAAGACATGCAGAAGTTTACGCCGTTGAGAAAACTCGGCCCGAACGGATATTCGTTCGTCATCAACACGAACGGATATCTAGTGTCGCATCCGCATCTGAAATACGACGCCGTCGACTCGGACAGCGTGCCTCCTAACGTCGACATCATGGACGTGGAAATCGACGACGAAAACGGCCAGAAATCGTCGATCAGAAAGAAAATGATCGATCAAAAATCGATGGGTAGCGACGATTTTGACGGGTTCTTTCGTACGACTGATGGAGCCTATATCGCTAAACAAGCGCGTACGTATATGCACGCTGGAATCGCTGGATCCCCGTTCAGTATCGGCGTCGTTAATCCGAAATCTCATACGAAGTTTCTCGAGGTTTCGAAGCCAGTTGCCGCCGATAGGAAAACAGCGGCGATGAACCAACTGAACGGTAACCGCTCGTCTCTGCTGCTATTAGCGCCCTGGAACTATTGCCCGGGTTTAGCCGACGTGATCGAAAACAACGTTTTGAATTCGGCGGATATTTTAAAAGACGAATTGGACCGGCATGCGAACGGCACTTGCGGCGGAGCTAACGGGTCCGAAATATTGAACAACGTGCTTTTAGATTTGTCGACGACTAAACTGCAAACTCATTGGGAGGAGACGACGGAGAAGGCGATCAGCGCCGGTATCATAGCGCGATTTATCGGTACATACGGCGGCCTGACTGCTGTATTTCCCTGGAACGAGGGTTCAGAGTTTCTCGACTGGGCCGACGTCTGGAACGCCGCCTATTTCCAAAGGGCGTTCATGTACGAGGATGAGAACCAGGGCGGCTTCGTGTTCAGCGTGCGTCCGGTCGAACCGTCGAATTATTCCGTACCCTTTAACGGAACCGTGTTGGTGGCCAAATCGGTAAAACTGTCCAATCAGGTAAAAGTAGCGGTCGTCGGTGCGAAAATCACTGAAGACGAATTGCGCAATCGATTGGCCGAAACTGTGGACGAATGTAAGGAAATCGACGTGGTTTGTTATCTGTTGGACGAGTCCGGATATCTGATCGCTAGTAATCAACCCGATTATGAAGTGGGGCGTTTTATCGGCGACCCGACCGTCGACCCGCAACTCGCGTATTGGATGTATAACACGTCGCTGATCGGTTCGATGACGTATTACGACTATCAGGCCACGTGTACGGTGATCACCGATGAGAACAGCGCGTCGGGTCCGCGGTCGTTTTACATTCCGACGTTGACCGATCTGTTCAACTGGTTGACGCCTCGATTCAGCGCTACGTATTTCATCGCGACGATTTTCGAATTGGTATCAGATTTACTCTCGTACGCCAGTGCCGATGACGCCGACGACGAATCGGTGTTGgacgacaaaatcaaaaacatcAGTTGCACGATGAAACGAGAGTATTACTACGCCAACACGAGTTATCTCGATAGTCTGCCCGGTCGTCAGGCGTCCGGAGAATTCAACTGCTTTACAAATTGTACCAGACGGTTCCTAGTAAAAAGTCTCGAGAAAAGTAACTTATTGTTGGTCGTAGCCGATCAGATATGCGACTCGGAAGATAGCGCGGAAAGTTGCGAGGTGGAATTGCCGGGACCCTCACCGGTCACAGACGATGGACCGGATATTTGCGCGCAGACGCCCAGATATCGGCGCCGTGAGTCGGCGTGTATGAATTCTCCCCCGCGACGAAAAACTATTCCGTGTCGAGCCAATTGTTTGCTTAAACCTCTCAATTTCTTGATCATTTCGCTAATATCTATTGCCATGTTTGTAAGCCATCCGTTTTGA
- the LOC141912462 gene encoding uncharacterized protein LOC141912462: MASQMSPVYSAGGAGHVKMISPQPQTVVNKSAVPQQLVATSNRRADGSRIGFADRSVGYCGHIQIVCGFILILNWILMMRSSAMFAKISYGFWGSILCFVAGGLCVLGAKLKNNCLIIGAMVVSIFTCLFGFVLVGFSVAGIPIDEQQRRCLEESVQMKFNPPTCDTAMPARSISQVNFRIACHVGNILVGIVLMVVPIVQSCFSCRAICCPRSDAYILQQPIVYMKQQPTTHPGQIAYGQHLQVYGQPTANQPPGYGQPAATTQVPGIHGLPSYNEAITEVKSVGSRCLQLIKTRGVVMVVS; encoded by the coding sequence ATGGCTTCGCAGATGTCCCCGGTATACAGCGCTGGTGGCGCGGGTcacgtgaaaatgatttcaccTCAACCACAAACTGTGGTTAATAAGTCGGCCGTGCCGCAGCAACTGGTCGCGACGAGCAATCGTCGAGCAGACGGATCACGAATCGGTTTCGCTGATCGATCGGTGGGATATTGCGGACACATTCAAATCGTCTGCGGTTTCATCCTCATTTTAAACTGGATTTTGATGATGAGGTCGAGTGCgatgttcgccaaaatcagttACGGATTCTGGGGCAGCATTCTGTGTTTCGTCGCTGGTGGACTTTGCGTGCTCGGCGCGAAGTTGAAGAACAACTGCCTGATAATCGGCGCGATGGTCGTGTCGATCTTCACGTGTTTGTTTGGTTTCGTGTTGGTCGGGTTTTCGGTGGCTGGAATCCCGATCGATGAGCAGCAAAGAAGATGCTTGGAAGAAAGTGTGCAGATGAAATTCAATCCACCCACCTGCGACACGGCTATGCCCGCACGCTCGATCAGCCAAGTCAACTTCAGAATAGCGTGTCACGTGGGCAATATACTCGTCGGAATTGTTTTGATGGTCGTACCGATCGTCCAGTCGTGTTTTAGCTGCCGGGCGATTTGCTGCCCGAGGTCAGACGCGTATATCCTTCAACAGCCGATCGTCTACATGAAGCAGCAACCGACTACACATCCCGGTCAGATCGCGTACGGTCAGCATTTACAAGTTTACGGTCAACCTACAGCAAACCAGCCGCCGGGGTACGGTCAGCCTGCCGCCACTACACAAGTGCCCGGAATTCACGGTCTGCCCAGTTACAACGAAGCTATTACCGAAGTAAAATCAGTTGGTTCTCGATGTTTACAATTGATAAAAACTCGAGGTGTTGTGATGGTGGTATCATAA
- the LOC141912616 gene encoding uncharacterized protein LOC141912616 has product MASQVPPVYSTGGAGHVNQISPQPQTVMMSAVPQQPIATSNRRADGSRISFAHHSARYCGIIQIVCGFILLIIGISMIPSHAMFYFIGYGFWGSILCFIAGGLGLHGSKTKNNCPIIGTMVMSIFTCLFGFVLFGFSAAGIPLDEHQRRCLRMNMNMEFDYSYRCYGPAKPADSIDQVNFRVACHSINLLVGIVLMVVPIVQSCVSCQAICCPTTDACFPQQTTTLVYGMHPQQQPIVYVMQQQRGAYTTQPGQIVYGQPLQVYGQPTANQPPGYGQPAANQPLGYGQPAANQPPGYGQPAANQLPGDGLPAANQPLGYGQPAVTTQLPYSQPSAVQPSYGQPTVAPAPPTGASDVMPGIHGLPSYNEAVTGVKSN; this is encoded by the coding sequence ATGGCTTCACAGGTGCCCCCGGTATACAGCACTGGTGGCGCGGGTCACGTGAACCAGATTTCACCTCAGCCACAAACGGTGATGATGTCGGCGGTGCCGCAGCAACCGATCGCGACGAGCAATCGCCGAGCAGACGGATCACGAATCAGTTTCGCCCATCATTCGGCGCGATATTGCGGAATCATTCAAATCGTCTGCGGTTTCATCCTGTTGATCATCGGGATTTCGATGATTCCGTCACATGCGATGTTCTACTTCATCGGTTACGGATTCTGGGGCAGCATTCTGTGCTTCATCGCTGGCGGGCTTGGGCTGCACGGTTCGAAAACGAAGAACAACTGCCCGATAATCGGCACGATGGTAATGTCGATTTTCACGTGTTTGTTCGGTTTTGTGTTGTTCGGGTTTTCAGCAGCTGGAATTCCGCTTGACGAGCATCAAAGAAGATGCTTGAGAATGAACATGAATATGGAATTTGATTATTCGTACCGCTGCTATGGGCCCGCCAAGCCCGCGGACTCAATTGACCAAGTCAACTTCAGAGTAGCGTGCCACTCGATCAATTTGCTCGTCGGAATTGTTTTGATGGTCGTACCGATCGTTCAGTCGTGTGTGAGCTGTCAGGCAATTTGCTGCCCGACGACAGACGCGTGTTTCCCACAGCAGACGACGACGCTGGTCTACGGGATGCATCCTCAACAACAGCCGATCGTCTACGTGATGCAACAACAACGTGGTGCATATACTACACAACCCGGTCAGATCGTGTACGGTCAGCCTTTACAAGTTTACGGTCAACCTACTGCAAATCAGCCGCCGGGGTACGGTCAGCCCGCTGCGAATCAGCCGCTGGGATACGGTCAGCCCGCTGCGAATCAGCCGCCGGGGTACGGTCAGCCCGCTGCGAATCAGCTGCCGGGGGACGGTCTGCCCGCTGCGAATCAGCCGCTGGGGTACGGTCAGCCCGCCGTCACTACTCAATTGCCCTACAGTCAGCCCTCGGCTGTACAACCGTCTTATGGGCAGCCTACAGTAGCACCAGCGCCACCTACTGGAGCCAGTGACGTCATGCCCGGAATTCACGGTCTGCCAAGCTACAACGAAGCTGTTACCGGAGTGAAATCTAATTGA